A portion of the Oreochromis niloticus isolate F11D_XX linkage group LG10, O_niloticus_UMD_NMBU, whole genome shotgun sequence genome contains these proteins:
- the LOC102083250 gene encoding piggyBac transposable element-derived protein 4 produces the protein MARYYNTDEVLEMVLDRESQDSYSSSSSEDSGDEDTDYSVGKEQPESSSHEESSDDESEGEMETEDAASGWNSKSGKIIWSPTNSETLRYVPAPTNITPGPTHYAAARIRDPASSFSLFLTDEIVLHTVAMTNLHGGREVADWREMDCDEFRAYVGLLILAGVYRSRNESSLSLWGEKYGRDIFRATMSHKRFHQIGGALRFDDKLSRPREDKLAAFRKVWDLWTHRLELLFSPDRDICVDEQLVPYRGRCNFKQYIPGKPAKYGLKVWAVCDVKTSYAWRLQVYTGKAGDQELLRRKLALVGTTRKNKTELPPQLLQTRGRAIFSSAFTLTHTIVSYIPRRRKNVSTKHRTPDVSEGQKRKPVIIQDYNRCKGGVDNLDKVVGTYSCRRRTNRWPVALFHNLLDVSLYNSFVVWTAIDPSWKQHKRYRRRLYIEEVAEALINPHILKRGRLPRSSGAADVVMSAQSAAAGPTTAGPNTKDRRLCEFCTDKRRRTCSTCCKCEKPACKDHSLSICSLCFN, from the exons ATGGCAAGGTACTATAACACCGATGAGGTATTGGAAATGGTCCTGGACCGTGAGTCCCAGGATAGCtactcatcctcctcctccgagGATTCTGGAGATGAGGACACGGATTATTCTGTGGGAAAAGAGCAGCCGGAGTCCAGTTCCCATGAAGAAAGTTCAGACGACGAGAGCGAAGGGGAGATGGAGACGGAGGACGCAGCATCGGGATGGAATTCAAAGAGCGGAAAAATCATTTGGTCCCCCACAAATTCGGAGACCCTCCGCTATGTTCCAGCGCCTACAAATATCACCCCAGGACCGACACACTACGCCGCCGCCCGAATCAGGGACCCGGCATCCAGCTTTTCACTCTTCCTTACGGATGAAATTGTGCTGCACACCGTGGCCATGACCAATCTGCACGGGGGACGCGAAGTGGCCGACTGGCGAGAAATGGACTGTGATGAATTTCGAGCGTATGTGGGGTTGCTAATTTTGGCCGGCGTCTACCGATCGAGAAATGAATCGTCACTCAGCCTCTGGGGAGAAAAATACGGACGGGACATTTTCCGGGCCACCATGTCCCACAAGCGTTTCCACCAAATCGGCGGGGCGCTCCGTTTCGACGATAAGCTTTCCCGACCCCGTGAGGACAAGCTGGCCGCCTTCCGCAAAGTGTGGGATTTGTGGACGCATCGTCTGGAGCTACTGTTCAGCCCAGACAGAGACATTTGCGTGGATGAGCAGCTGGTCCCGTACCGAGGACGGTGCAATTTCAAGCAATATATCCCAGGCAAGCCTGCAAAGTACGGTCTGAAAGTGTGGGCCGTATGCGATGTCAAAACCTCCTACGCCTGGAGACTCCAGGTATACACCGGCAAAGCTGGCGATC AAGAGCTGCTGAGGAGGAAACTGGCCCTGGTGGGCACGACCAGGAAAAACAAGACGGAGCTTCCACCTCAATTGCTCCAAACAAGAGGAAGAGCGATCTTCTCCTCCGCCTTCACTCTCACGCACACTATCGTCTCCTACATCCCCCGACGCCGCAAGAACGTGAGCACAAAACACCGCACGCCCGATGTGAGCGAGGGACAGAAGCGAAAGCCCGTAATCATTCAAGATTACAATAGGTGCAAAGGAGGTGTGGACAACCTTGACAAG gtTGTTGGAACCTATTCCTGTAGGAGGAGAACAAATCGTTGGCCAGTGGCCCTCTTTCACAACCTGCTGGATGTGTCACTCTACAATTCCTTCGTGGTGTGGACAGCGATTGACCCATCCTGGAAACAGCATAAAAGATACAGGAGGAGGTTATATATTGAAGAGGTGGCCGAAGCTTTGATTAACCCACACATATTGAAGCGAGGACGCCTTCCCCGCTCCTCAGGTGCTGCAGACGTTGTGATGAGTGCGCAGAGTGCCGCTGCAGGCCCTACCACCGCGGGACCTAACACGAAGGACAGGAGACTGTGCGAGTTCTGCACTGACAAAAGGAGGCGCACTTGCAGCACCTGCTGCAAATGCGAAAAGCCCGCATGTAAGGACCATAgtctgtccatttgcagcctcTGCTTCAACTGA